A genomic stretch from Malus domestica chromosome 15, GDT2T_hap1 includes:
- the LOC103400202 gene encoding uncharacterized protein isoform X13, whose product MAPSKLAILSIFLALIFSQIRADNPARLPVRGPGASPSDGPHQKIKPPRDGRHLSVGGLFAKKGQKKNGQRNGVSPEEREKVIQGLTEEGDQIIQELREEGGKVIQEMLDSIIQEMSGSISSLPTEIKFLQKNGSLVEQQVRKAHARADELEKKVNELEQKLQSQRKEKEELESRTNEAEEKIDDLLSEIENIGKTNDEQETKIRKTEHALEVKVAEVEMWKAKFEATLKAKVLNEVNELEKELQSQRNEKGDLKDRVNEAEKKIDDLLSKIENVNELEKELQSQRNEKGDLKDRANEAEKKMDDLLSKLENVNELEKELQSQRNEKRDLKDRVNEAEKKMDDLLSKIENVNELEKELQMQRNEKGDLKDQVNEVEKMDDLLSKIENVNELEKELQLQRNEKRDLKDRVNEAEKKIDDLFSKIENVNELEKELQSQRNEKGDLKDRVNEAEKKMDDLLSKIENALEKKAQAEKWAEPHVETTKTKSIPAIKEQWVVVKDTVELHVISLSNKSIEVYEVSKTTLAPHVIKAQEVVDIYFQEAKKFSKPYVDQLTTVTKPHVDKAVIAYEKFLKPASTYHHQVQGTVKDLLKRHELTRPLATKELEWFAASALVALLIIIQFRIFSSLFCTKTKKPVPGTNHARRKAKRGHPEK is encoded by the exons ATGGCGCCCTCCAAGCTCGCGATTCTTTCAATCTTTCTTGCCCTAATTTTCTCCCAGATTCGGGCTGATAATCCAGCACGGCTGCCGGTACGCGGGCCAGGGGCCAGCCCATCTGACGGTCCTCATCAGAAGATCAAGCCTCCGAGGGACGGGCGGCACTTATCCGTAG GCGGTTTATTTGCGAAGAAGGGACAAAAGAAGAATGGGCAGAGAAATGGAGTCTCTCCAG AAGAGAGGGAGAAGGTAATTCAAGGGCTTACGGAAGAGGGGGATCAAATAATTCAAGAGCTTAGAGAAGAGGGGGGTAAAGTAATTCAAGAGATGTTGGATAGCATTATTCAAGAGATGTCGGGTAGCATTTCTTCGTTGCCGACTGAAATCAAGTTTCTCCAG AAAAACGGGTCATTAGTTGAGCAGCAGGTTAGGAAGGCTCATGCACGTGCTGATGAACTAGAGAAGAAG GTTAATGAACTTGAACAGAAATTACAATCGCAACGTAAGGAGAAAGAGGAATTGGAATCCCGGACAAATGAAGCTGAGGAGAAGATTGATGATTTGCTTTCAGAAATAGAGAAT ATTGGGAAGACTAATGATGAGCAGGAGACCAAAATCCGTAAAACTGAGCATGCTCTTGAAGTTAAAGTGGCTGAG GTGGAAATGTGGAAGGCGAAATTTGAAGCTACTCTAAAAGCAAAAGTGTTAAATGAG GTTAACGAACTTGAAAaggaattgcaatcacaacgtAATGAGAAAGGGGACTTGAAAGACCGGGTAAATGAAGCTGAGAAGAAGATTGATGATTTGCTTTCaaaaatagagaat GTTAACGAACTTGAAAAGGAATTGCAATCGCAACGTAATGAGAAAGGGGACTTGAAAGACCGGGCAAATGAAGCTGAGAAGAAGATGGATGATTTGCTTTCAAAATTAGAGaat GTTAACGAACTTGAAAAGGAATTACAATCGCAACGTAATGAGAAAAGGGACTTGAAAGACCGGGTAAATGAAGCTGAGAAGAAGATGGATGATTTGCTTTCaaaaatagagaat GTTAACGAACttgaaaaagaattacaaatgcAACGTAATGAGAAAGGGGACTTGAAAGACCAGGTAAATGAAGTTGAGAAGATGGATGATTTGCTTTCaaaaatagagaat GTTAACGAACTTGAAAAGGAATTACAATTGCAACGTAATGAGAAAAGGGACTTGAAAGACAGGGTAAATGAAGCTGAGAAAAAgatcgatgatttgttttcaaaaatagagaat GTTAACGAACTTGAAAAGGAATTACAATCGCAACGTAATGAGAAAGGGGACTTGAAAGACCGGGTAAATGAAGCTGAGAAGAAGATGGATGATTTGCTTTCAAAAATAGAGAac GCTCTGGAGAAAAAAGCCCAAGCTGAAAAGTGGGCTGAACCCCATGTCGAAACAACAAAAACT AAATCGATCCCGGCAATAAAGGAACAATGGGTGGTGGTGAAGGATACTGTTGAACTTCATGTGATATCGTTAAGTAATAAAAGTATTGAAGTTTATGAGGTTTCAAAGACTACATTAGCTCCACATGTTATAAAAGCACAAGAAGTAGTTGATATTTATTTTCAG GAAGCAAAAAAGTTCAGCAAGCCATATGTTGATCAGCTGACCACTGTGACAAAACCTCATGTCGATAAGGCAGTTATTGCCTACGAGAAGTTTCTCAAACCTGCATCAACATACCATCATCAG GTTCAAGGGACAGTAAAAGATTTGCTGAAGAGGCATGAACTGACAAGACCTCTTGCTACAAAGGAGTTGGAGTGGTTTGCG GCCTCGGCTTTGGTGGCCCTGCTCATCATAATTCAGTTCAGAATTTTCTCCTCACTTTTCTG TACAAAGACTAAAAAACCTGTTCCAGGTACCAACCATGCGCGTCGTAAGGCTAAAAGGGGCCATCCAGAGAAGTAA
- the LOC103400202 gene encoding uncharacterized protein isoform X16, whose translation MAPSKLAILSIFLALIFSQIRADNPARLPVRGPGASPSDGPHQKIKPPRDGRHLSVGGLFAKKGQKKNGQRNGVSPEEREKVIQGLTEEGDQIIQELREEGGKVIQEMLDSIIQEMSGSISSLPTEIKFLQKNGSLVEQQVRKAHARADELEKKVNELEQKLQSQRKEKEELESRTNEAEEKIDDLLSEIENIGKTNDEQETKIRKTEHALEVKVAEVEMWKAKFEATLKAKVLNEVNELEKELQSQRNEKGDLKDRVNEAEKKIDDLLSKIENVNELEKELQSQRNEKGDLKDRANEAEKKMDDLLSKLENVNELEKELQSQHNEKRDLKDRVNEAKKKIDDLLSKIENVNELEKELQMQRNEKGDLKDQVNELEKELQLQRNEKRDLKDRVNEAEKKIDDLFSKIENVNELEKELQSQRNEKGDLKDRVNEAEKKMDDLLSKIENALEKKAQAEKWAEPHVETTKTKSIPAIKEQWVVVKDTVELHVISLSNKSIEVYEVSKTTLAPHVIKAQEVVDIYFQEAKKFSKPYVDQLTTVTKPHVDKAVIAYEKFLKPASTYHHQVQGTVKDLLKRHELTRPLATKELEWFAASALVALLIIIQFRIFSSLFCTKTKKPVPGTNHARRKAKRGHPEK comes from the exons ATGGCGCCCTCCAAGCTCGCGATTCTTTCAATCTTTCTTGCCCTAATTTTCTCCCAGATTCGGGCTGATAATCCAGCACGGCTGCCGGTACGCGGGCCAGGGGCCAGCCCATCTGACGGTCCTCATCAGAAGATCAAGCCTCCGAGGGACGGGCGGCACTTATCCGTAG GCGGTTTATTTGCGAAGAAGGGACAAAAGAAGAATGGGCAGAGAAATGGAGTCTCTCCAG AAGAGAGGGAGAAGGTAATTCAAGGGCTTACGGAAGAGGGGGATCAAATAATTCAAGAGCTTAGAGAAGAGGGGGGTAAAGTAATTCAAGAGATGTTGGATAGCATTATTCAAGAGATGTCGGGTAGCATTTCTTCGTTGCCGACTGAAATCAAGTTTCTCCAG AAAAACGGGTCATTAGTTGAGCAGCAGGTTAGGAAGGCTCATGCACGTGCTGATGAACTAGAGAAGAAG GTTAATGAACTTGAACAGAAATTACAATCGCAACGTAAGGAGAAAGAGGAATTGGAATCCCGGACAAATGAAGCTGAGGAGAAGATTGATGATTTGCTTTCAGAAATAGAGAAT ATTGGGAAGACTAATGATGAGCAGGAGACCAAAATCCGTAAAACTGAGCATGCTCTTGAAGTTAAAGTGGCTGAG GTGGAAATGTGGAAGGCGAAATTTGAAGCTACTCTAAAAGCAAAAGTGTTAAATGAG GTTAACGAACTTGAAAaggaattgcaatcacaacgtAATGAGAAAGGGGACTTGAAAGACCGGGTAAATGAAGCTGAGAAGAAGATTGATGATTTGCTTTCaaaaatagagaat GTTAACGAACTTGAAAAGGAATTGCAATCGCAACGTAATGAGAAAGGGGACTTGAAAGACCGGGCAAATGAAGCTGAGAAGAAGATGGATGATTTGCTTTCAAAATTAGAGaat GTTAATGAACTTGAAAAAGAATTACAATCGCAACATAATGAGAAAAGGGACTTGAAAGACCGGGTAAATGAAGCTAAGAAGAAGATCGATGATTTGCTTTCaaaaatagagaat GTTAACGAACttgaaaaagaattacaaatgcAACGTAATGAGAAAGGGGACTTGAAAGACCAG GTTAACGAACTTGAAAAGGAATTACAATTGCAACGTAATGAGAAAAGGGACTTGAAAGACAGGGTAAATGAAGCTGAGAAAAAgatcgatgatttgttttcaaaaatagagaat GTTAACGAACTTGAAAAGGAATTACAATCGCAACGTAATGAGAAAGGGGACTTGAAAGACCGGGTAAATGAAGCTGAGAAGAAGATGGATGATTTGCTTTCAAAAATAGAGAac GCTCTGGAGAAAAAAGCCCAAGCTGAAAAGTGGGCTGAACCCCATGTCGAAACAACAAAAACT AAATCGATCCCGGCAATAAAGGAACAATGGGTGGTGGTGAAGGATACTGTTGAACTTCATGTGATATCGTTAAGTAATAAAAGTATTGAAGTTTATGAGGTTTCAAAGACTACATTAGCTCCACATGTTATAAAAGCACAAGAAGTAGTTGATATTTATTTTCAG GAAGCAAAAAAGTTCAGCAAGCCATATGTTGATCAGCTGACCACTGTGACAAAACCTCATGTCGATAAGGCAGTTATTGCCTACGAGAAGTTTCTCAAACCTGCATCAACATACCATCATCAG GTTCAAGGGACAGTAAAAGATTTGCTGAAGAGGCATGAACTGACAAGACCTCTTGCTACAAAGGAGTTGGAGTGGTTTGCG GCCTCGGCTTTGGTGGCCCTGCTCATCATAATTCAGTTCAGAATTTTCTCCTCACTTTTCTG TACAAAGACTAAAAAACCTGTTCCAGGTACCAACCATGCGCGTCGTAAGGCTAAAAGGGGCCATCCAGAGAAGTAA
- the LOC103400202 gene encoding uncharacterized protein isoform X3, with product MAPSKLAILSIFLALIFSQIRADNPARLPVRGPGASPSDGPHQKIKPPRDGRHLSVGGLFAKKGQKKNGQRNGVSPEEREKVIQGLTEEGDQIIQELREEGGKVIQEMLDSIIQEMSGSISSLPTEIKFLQKNGSLVEQQVRKAHARADELEKKVNELEQKLQSQRKEKEELESRTNEAEEKIDDLLSEIENIGKTNDEQETKIRKTEHALEVKVAEVEMWKAKFEATLKAKVLNEVNELEKELQSQRNEKGDLKDRVNEAEKKIDDLLSKIENVNELEKELQSQRNEKGDLKDRANEAEKKMDDLLSKLENVNELEKELQSQRNEKRDLKDRVNEAEKKMDDLLSKIENVNELEKELQSQHNEKRDLKDRVNEAKKKIDDLLSKIENVNELEKELQMQRNEKGDLKDQVNEVEKMDDLLSKIENVNELEKELQLQRNEKRDLKDRVNEAEKKIDDLFSKIENVNELEKELQSQRNEKGDLKDRVNEAEKKMDDLLSKIENALEKKAQAEKWAEPHVETTKTKSIPAIKEQWVVVKDTVELHVISLSNKSIEVYEVSKTTLAPHVIKAQEVVDIYFQEAKKFSKPYVDQLTTVTKPHVDKAVIAYEKFLKPASTYHHQVQGTVKDLLKRHELTRPLATKELEWFAASALVALLIIIQFRIFSSLFCTKTKKPVPGTNHARRKAKRGHPEK from the exons ATGGCGCCCTCCAAGCTCGCGATTCTTTCAATCTTTCTTGCCCTAATTTTCTCCCAGATTCGGGCTGATAATCCAGCACGGCTGCCGGTACGCGGGCCAGGGGCCAGCCCATCTGACGGTCCTCATCAGAAGATCAAGCCTCCGAGGGACGGGCGGCACTTATCCGTAG GCGGTTTATTTGCGAAGAAGGGACAAAAGAAGAATGGGCAGAGAAATGGAGTCTCTCCAG AAGAGAGGGAGAAGGTAATTCAAGGGCTTACGGAAGAGGGGGATCAAATAATTCAAGAGCTTAGAGAAGAGGGGGGTAAAGTAATTCAAGAGATGTTGGATAGCATTATTCAAGAGATGTCGGGTAGCATTTCTTCGTTGCCGACTGAAATCAAGTTTCTCCAG AAAAACGGGTCATTAGTTGAGCAGCAGGTTAGGAAGGCTCATGCACGTGCTGATGAACTAGAGAAGAAG GTTAATGAACTTGAACAGAAATTACAATCGCAACGTAAGGAGAAAGAGGAATTGGAATCCCGGACAAATGAAGCTGAGGAGAAGATTGATGATTTGCTTTCAGAAATAGAGAAT ATTGGGAAGACTAATGATGAGCAGGAGACCAAAATCCGTAAAACTGAGCATGCTCTTGAAGTTAAAGTGGCTGAG GTGGAAATGTGGAAGGCGAAATTTGAAGCTACTCTAAAAGCAAAAGTGTTAAATGAG GTTAACGAACTTGAAAaggaattgcaatcacaacgtAATGAGAAAGGGGACTTGAAAGACCGGGTAAATGAAGCTGAGAAGAAGATTGATGATTTGCTTTCaaaaatagagaat GTTAACGAACTTGAAAAGGAATTGCAATCGCAACGTAATGAGAAAGGGGACTTGAAAGACCGGGCAAATGAAGCTGAGAAGAAGATGGATGATTTGCTTTCAAAATTAGAGaat GTTAACGAACTTGAAAAGGAATTACAATCGCAACGTAATGAGAAAAGGGACTTGAAAGACCGGGTAAATGAAGCTGAGAAGAAGATGGATGATTTGCTTTCaaaaatagagaat GTTAATGAACTTGAAAAAGAATTACAATCGCAACATAATGAGAAAAGGGACTTGAAAGACCGGGTAAATGAAGCTAAGAAGAAGATCGATGATTTGCTTTCaaaaatagagaat GTTAACGAACttgaaaaagaattacaaatgcAACGTAATGAGAAAGGGGACTTGAAAGACCAGGTAAATGAAGTTGAGAAGATGGATGATTTGCTTTCaaaaatagagaat GTTAACGAACTTGAAAAGGAATTACAATTGCAACGTAATGAGAAAAGGGACTTGAAAGACAGGGTAAATGAAGCTGAGAAAAAgatcgatgatttgttttcaaaaatagagaat GTTAACGAACTTGAAAAGGAATTACAATCGCAACGTAATGAGAAAGGGGACTTGAAAGACCGGGTAAATGAAGCTGAGAAGAAGATGGATGATTTGCTTTCAAAAATAGAGAac GCTCTGGAGAAAAAAGCCCAAGCTGAAAAGTGGGCTGAACCCCATGTCGAAACAACAAAAACT AAATCGATCCCGGCAATAAAGGAACAATGGGTGGTGGTGAAGGATACTGTTGAACTTCATGTGATATCGTTAAGTAATAAAAGTATTGAAGTTTATGAGGTTTCAAAGACTACATTAGCTCCACATGTTATAAAAGCACAAGAAGTAGTTGATATTTATTTTCAG GAAGCAAAAAAGTTCAGCAAGCCATATGTTGATCAGCTGACCACTGTGACAAAACCTCATGTCGATAAGGCAGTTATTGCCTACGAGAAGTTTCTCAAACCTGCATCAACATACCATCATCAG GTTCAAGGGACAGTAAAAGATTTGCTGAAGAGGCATGAACTGACAAGACCTCTTGCTACAAAGGAGTTGGAGTGGTTTGCG GCCTCGGCTTTGGTGGCCCTGCTCATCATAATTCAGTTCAGAATTTTCTCCTCACTTTTCTG TACAAAGACTAAAAAACCTGTTCCAGGTACCAACCATGCGCGTCGTAAGGCTAAAAGGGGCCATCCAGAGAAGTAA
- the LOC103400202 gene encoding uncharacterized protein isoform X4, protein MAPSKLAILSIFLALIFSQIRADNPARLPVRGPGASPSDGPHQKIKPPRDGRHLSVGGLFAKKGQKKNGQRNGVSPEEREKVIQGLTEEGDQIIQELREEGGKVIQEMLDSIIQEMSGSISSLPTEIKFLQKNGSLVEQQVRKAHARADELEKKVNELEQKLQSQRKEKEELESRTNEAEEKIDDLLSEIENIGKTNDEQETKIRKTEHALEVKVAEVEMWKAKFEATLKAKVLNEVNELEKELQSQRNEKGDLKDRVNEAEKKIDDLLSKIENVNELEKELQSQRNEKGDLKDRANEAEKKMDDLLSKLENVNELEKELQSQRNEKRDLKDRVNEAEKKMDDLLSKIENVNELEKELQSQHNEKRDLKDRVNEAKKKIDDLLSKIENVNELEKELQMQRNEKGDLKDQVNEVEKMDDLLSKIENVNELEKELQLQRNEKRDLKDRVNEAEKKIDDLFSKIENVNELEKELQSQRNEKGDLKDRVNEAEKKMDDLLSKIENALEKKAQAEKWAEPHVETTKTKSIPAIKEQWVVVKDTVELHVISLSNKSIEVYEVSKTTLAPHVIKAQEVVDIYFQEAKKFSKPYVDQLTTVTKPHVDKAVIAYEKFLKPASTYHHQVQGTVKDLLKRHELTRPLATKELEWFAASALLALPIIILFRIFSSLFCTKTKNPVRGTNHTRRKAKRGHPEK, encoded by the exons ATGGCGCCCTCCAAGCTCGCGATTCTTTCAATCTTTCTTGCCCTAATTTTCTCCCAGATTCGGGCTGATAATCCAGCACGGCTGCCGGTACGCGGGCCAGGGGCCAGCCCATCTGACGGTCCTCATCAGAAGATCAAGCCTCCGAGGGACGGGCGGCACTTATCCGTAG GCGGTTTATTTGCGAAGAAGGGACAAAAGAAGAATGGGCAGAGAAATGGAGTCTCTCCAG AAGAGAGGGAGAAGGTAATTCAAGGGCTTACGGAAGAGGGGGATCAAATAATTCAAGAGCTTAGAGAAGAGGGGGGTAAAGTAATTCAAGAGATGTTGGATAGCATTATTCAAGAGATGTCGGGTAGCATTTCTTCGTTGCCGACTGAAATCAAGTTTCTCCAG AAAAACGGGTCATTAGTTGAGCAGCAGGTTAGGAAGGCTCATGCACGTGCTGATGAACTAGAGAAGAAG GTTAATGAACTTGAACAGAAATTACAATCGCAACGTAAGGAGAAAGAGGAATTGGAATCCCGGACAAATGAAGCTGAGGAGAAGATTGATGATTTGCTTTCAGAAATAGAGAAT ATTGGGAAGACTAATGATGAGCAGGAGACCAAAATCCGTAAAACTGAGCATGCTCTTGAAGTTAAAGTGGCTGAG GTGGAAATGTGGAAGGCGAAATTTGAAGCTACTCTAAAAGCAAAAGTGTTAAATGAG GTTAACGAACTTGAAAaggaattgcaatcacaacgtAATGAGAAAGGGGACTTGAAAGACCGGGTAAATGAAGCTGAGAAGAAGATTGATGATTTGCTTTCaaaaatagagaat GTTAACGAACTTGAAAAGGAATTGCAATCGCAACGTAATGAGAAAGGGGACTTGAAAGACCGGGCAAATGAAGCTGAGAAGAAGATGGATGATTTGCTTTCAAAATTAGAGaat GTTAACGAACTTGAAAAGGAATTACAATCGCAACGTAATGAGAAAAGGGACTTGAAAGACCGGGTAAATGAAGCTGAGAAGAAGATGGATGATTTGCTTTCaaaaatagagaat GTTAATGAACTTGAAAAAGAATTACAATCGCAACATAATGAGAAAAGGGACTTGAAAGACCGGGTAAATGAAGCTAAGAAGAAGATCGATGATTTGCTTTCaaaaatagagaat GTTAACGAACttgaaaaagaattacaaatgcAACGTAATGAGAAAGGGGACTTGAAAGACCAGGTAAATGAAGTTGAGAAGATGGATGATTTGCTTTCaaaaatagagaat GTTAACGAACTTGAAAAGGAATTACAATTGCAACGTAATGAGAAAAGGGACTTGAAAGACAGGGTAAATGAAGCTGAGAAAAAgatcgatgatttgttttcaaaaatagagaat GTTAACGAACTTGAAAAGGAATTACAATCGCAACGTAATGAGAAAGGGGACTTGAAAGACCGGGTAAATGAAGCTGAGAAGAAGATGGATGATTTGCTTTCAAAAATAGAGAac GCTCTGGAGAAAAAAGCCCAAGCTGAAAAGTGGGCTGAACCCCATGTCGAAACAACAAAAACT AAATCGATCCCGGCAATAAAGGAACAATGGGTGGTGGTGAAGGATACTGTTGAACTTCATGTGATATCGTTAAGTAATAAAAGTATTGAAGTTTATGAGGTTTCAAAGACTACATTAGCTCCACATGTTATAAAAGCACAAGAAGTAGTTGATATTTATTTTCAG GAAGCAAAAAAGTTCAGCAAGCCATATGTTGATCAGCTGACCACTGTGACAAAACCTCATGTCGATAAGGCAGTTATTGCCTACGAGAAGTTTCTCAAACCTGCATCAACATACCATCATCAG GTTCAAGGGACAGTAAAAGATTTGCTGAAGAGGCATGAACTGACAAGACCTCTTGCTACAAAGGAGTTGGAGTGGTTTGCG